From one Lycium ferocissimum isolate CSIRO_LF1 chromosome 7, AGI_CSIRO_Lferr_CH_V1, whole genome shotgun sequence genomic stretch:
- the LOC132062180 gene encoding uncharacterized protein LOC132062180, whose product MPNMKLTTHLPTVRRRFQALHLQLRLLYNNNTRIAKHINNTIMDSESSPHPPGSIIFSTVGRTNYGFDIFSLKSPLTFLNSALHTSQYPTEHRLTDGTSVNYNGNFLDDDQTLVFVSERSGAPRIYLRRVTSHQLQIEQLLTPTDSPFLDRPFLRNKQLYYTSAHQPPKQIFTSWSALYSTNIDDGKITRLTPYGCVDYSPAISQSGNLIAVASYGNRRWPGEFNDLTTDIVVFPESDPEKRTVVCKHGGWPTYSTIYFHRQADDGWWSIFRVNLPDNLGADGDPVRVTPPGVHCFTPTAASHRNIIAIATRRSGKSYRHIEIFDVESNKFYPVTELLNPTTHHYNPFFSPMSTSLSYHRFRGESDATTIPLLDEVISLEKGLRMLRLNGSFASFSPSGDFVAYNHDFNANSGLKIVKSDGSKRWTLFKGRTSFGNSWSPAEPNVIFTSIGPVFDTVKATVQIARVSFNSLNCESEEIDPVGIKVLTKEETGNNAFPSCSPDGKHVVFRSGRSGHKNLYIVDAVKGELEGGGIRQLTEGPWIDTMPSWSPDGKLIAFSSNRHNPDNINCFSIYVIHPDGTGLRRIHVAGPEGSDEVDKERLNHVCFSKDCEWLLFTGNLGGVTAEPVSLPNQYQPYGELYLVKLDGSGLRRLTCNSYENGTPAWHPSAMSMTTLDAEGKELVGDKLRGEFDDVLWMNC is encoded by the exons ATGCCTAACATGAAGCTAACTACCCACCTACCTACTGTCCGTCGCCGTTTTCAAGCATTACATTTGCAGCTCAGATTACtctataataataatactagaaTTGCAAAGCACATCAACAATACAATTATGGATTCAGAGTCATCACCACATCCACCTGGTTCTATTATCTTTTCCACCGTTGGCAGAACCAATTACGGCTTCGATATCTTCTCTCTCAAATCTCCCCTTACTTTCCTCAATTCTGCTCTCCATACTTCTCAATATCCCACCGAGCACCGCCTCACAGACGGTACCTCCGTTAATTACAACGGCAACTTCCTTGACGATGATCAGACACTCGTTTTCGTCTCCGAGAGATCAGGTGCACCTCGCATTTACTTGCGACGTGTCACCTCCCACCAGCTACAGATTGAACAACTTCTTACTCCCACTGATAGCCCATTTCTCGACCGTCCATTTCTTCGAAACAAACAACTCTATTATACTTCAGCTCACCAGCCGCCCAAACAGATTTTCACCAGCTGGTCCGCTCTTTATTCCACCAATATTGATGATGGTAAAATCACCCGCTTGACTCCGTACGGCTGTGTTGATTACAGCCCAGCGATTTCGCAGTCTGGAAATCTCATCGCTGTTGCATCCTACGGAAACCGTCGTTGGCCTGGTGAGTTCAATGATTTGACTACTGATATTGTTGTTTTCCCTGAATCAGACCCTGAAAAGCGGACAGTCGTGTGCAAACACGGCGGCTGGCCTACTT ATTCGACTATCTATTTTCATCGCCAAGCTGATGATGGTTGGTGGAGCATTTTTAGAGTCAATTTGCCCGACAATTTGGGAGCTGATGGTGATCCGGTTCGAGTCACTCCTCCTGGTGTGCACTGCTTTACTCCTACAGCAGCCTcacatagaaatattattgcTATTGCTACTAGAAGATCGGGGAAGAGCTATCGCCACATTGAGATTTTCGATGTGGAGTCGAACAAGTTCTATCCGGTGACTGAGTTGCTTAACCCTACCACCCACCATTACAATCCATTCTTCTCTCCTATGTCTACATCTCTCAGTTATCACAGGTTTCGGGGTGAATCAGATGCAACAACAATTCCTCTTTTGGATGAAGTAATTTCTCTAGAAAAAGGACTGAGAATGTTGAGGCTTAATGGATCATTCGCTTCCTTCTCTCCCTCGGGTGACTTTGTTGCATACAATCACGACTTTAATGCTAATTCAGGCCTCAAAATCGTTAAATCAGATGGTTCCAAGAGATGGACATTGTTCAAAGGTCGTACGTCTTTCGGCAACTCCTGGTCTCCAGCTGAACCCAACGTGATTTTTACATCAATCGGACCTGTATTCGACACTGTAAAAGCAACTGTTCAAATCGCGCGAGTTTCATTCAATTCATTAAACTGCGAAAGCGAGGAAATTGATCCAGTTGGAATTAAAGTTCTCACAAAAGAGGAGACTGGAAATAATGCCTTCCCTTCTTGCTCGCCAGACGGGAAGCACGTCGTATTCCGTTCAGGCCGTTCTGGACACAAAAATCTGTATATTGTGGACGCCGTTAAGGGAGAGCTGGAGGGGGGAGGAATCCGTCAGCTAACAGAAGGGCCATGGATTGATACAATGCCAAGCTGGTCACCTGACGGAAAGCTGATTGCATTTTCTTCCAACAGGCACAATCCAGATAACATCAATTGCTTTAGCATTTACGTAAttcatccagatggcaccggtCTTCGGAGGATCCACGTGGCAGGGCCGGAGGGATCTGATGAAGTGGATAAGGAGAGACTAAACCACGTATGCTTTAGTAAGGACTGTGAGTGGCTTCTGTTCACGGGTAACTTGGGCGGAGTAACAGCGGAACCGGTGTCACTGCCAAACCAGTACCAGCCGTATGGTGAATTATATTTGGTGAAGTTGGATGGGAGTGGGTTGCGACGATTGACATGTAACTCATATGAGAATGGAACTCCGGCGTGGCACCCATCGGCTATGTCTATGACTACTTTGGACGCAGAAGGGAAAGAACTAGTAGGAGATAAGTTGAGGGGTGAATTTGATGATGTACTATGGATGAATTGTTGA
- the LOC132064771 gene encoding uncharacterized protein LOC132064771 — protein MAEVKHQPEIEPEMDVNEGGEDEEDDEVFYERIEAPKFVDFSTPDHYCPDDRYWFCLRVGCDQKHEEDMDSEKIYKDFVLRVMAARSPNVRLQKALIRRAAGKNIKCPLTVPAKSSKSRLSKLAAVSNISRKLIDDNEKVSHPSKPTSTPKIRGKQVAAKYLTTPRNKKCISNPNSFRSVQNPKPAALAVPKNRTIAKALVFNSPKKAISLKKSVELRIPLTKLCQGIKKLEITDQKKRLMDYSGKSKDTKPNRGDPLRNKNTQKDKSKTPKNTGKSKTRVPREDRPVHSTNIQCQAKLDTQCGSKNMAENECSKPETDLALAYGNTDSTQPETNVCSALQSTKNQDLASDAVTDELNCNADHKDLVGNDQPQSQLSSGEDHSGTEMNTSESAAHHHSECMDNDDKENVSIPDENRSLSNNINQAGQKVLGVQKMQKVIKKNAQPVAKNLKEGLLSRNAGASGMKPKKPKPTNPKPFRLRTDERGILREADLQRKKQGNVEYHDEENRCNEDSTEGNARDSKGLRNDLSKESGIKSNKTSDGKVRLRNSSITPERSQATQAKTTNLRNAKSPMGSCLRQGQELSVIQEGKLHENGSATLPRAKALTPSRTLSRGRRPLTIPKEPHFHTAHRPKSCTRNLVERVPL, from the exons ATGGCAGAAGTGAAGCATCAGCCTGAAATAGAGCCGGAGATGGACGTAAACGAAGGAGGAGAAGACGAAGAAGACGATGAAGTTTTTTACGAGAGAATCGAAGCCCCAAAGTTTGTAGACTTCTCCACTCCCGACCACTACTGCCCCGATGATCGTTACTGGTTCTGCTTGCGTGTTG GCTGCGACCAAAAACATGAAGAAGATATGGACTCTGAGAAAATCTACAAGGATTTTGTTCTCCGA GTAATGGCTGCTAGGAGCCCCAATGTAAGACTTCAGAAAGCACTAATCAGACGTGCTGCAGG GAAGAATATAAAATGTCCACTCACTGTGCCAGCAAAATCTTCCAAGTCTAGACTCTCAAAGTTAGCTGCTGTTTCAAACATTTCTCGAAAACTGATTGATGACAACGAGAAGGTTAGTCATCCTTCAAAGCCAACTTCCACTCCAAAAATCAGAGGAAAGCAAGTTGCTGCCAAGTATCTTACTACCCCTAGGAACAAAAAGTGCATCTCAAATCCGAATTCCTTTCGTAGTGTGCAAAATCCAAAACCTGCAGCTCTTGCTGTTCCAAAGAATAGAACCATAGCAAAGGCTTTGGTCTTCAACTCCCCGAAGAAAGCCATCAGTTTAAAGAAATCAGTGGAACTGCGAATTCCCTTAACCAAATTATGTCAAGGAATCAAGAAGCTAGAGATTACAGATCAAAAGAAGCGTCTAATGGATTACTCCGGAAAGTCAAAGGATACAAAACCTAATCGCGGAGATCCTTTGAGGAACAAAAATACTCAGAAGGACAAAAGCAAGACCCCCAAGAATACTGGAAAGTCTAAAACTCGAGTACCAAGGGAAGACAGACCTGTACACTCAACTAACATTCAGTGCCAAGCTAAATTGGATACGCAGTGCGGCTCCAAGAACATGGCAGAAAATGAATGCAGCAAGCCAGAGACTGATTTAGCGTTGGCATACGGTAACACAGATTCTACACAGCCAGAAACTAATGTCTGCTCAGCTTTACAATCAACCAAAAATCAGGATTTGGCATCAGATGCCGTGACAGATGAACTGAACTGCAATGCTGATCACAAAGATTTGGTTGGAAATGATCAGCCACAAAGTCAATTATCTAGTGGAGAGGATCATAGTGGTACTGAAATGAATACTTCAGAAAGTGCAGCACATCACCATAGTGAATGCATGGACAATGATGACAAAGAGAATGTTTCAATTCCCGATGAGAACAG AAGTCTCAGCAACAATATAAACCAGGCTGGTCAAAAGGTTCTTGGTGTACAGAAGATGCAAAAAGTCATCAAGAag AATGCTCAACCAGTGGCCAAGAATCTTAAGGAGGGTTTACTTTCCAGAAATGCTGGTGCTTCAGGGATGAAGCCCAAGAAGCCAAAGCCTACAAATCCTAAACCTTTCAGGCTAAGAACTGAT GAACGGGGAATTCTTAGGGAAGCTGACCTACAAAGGAAAAAACAG gGCAATGTAGAATATCATGACGAAGAAAACAGATGTAACGAAGATAGTACTGAAGGCAATGCGAGAGATTCAAAGGGCTTGCGAAATGATTTATCC AAGGAGAGTGGCATAAAAAGCAATAAGACTTCAGACGGGAAAGTGAGATTAAGGAATTCAAGTATAACACCAGAGAGATCTCAGGCTACCCAAGCAAAAACAACCAACTTAAGAAATGCTAAATCTCCCATGGGTTCATGTTTGAGACAAGGTCAGGAACTCTCTGTAATACAAGAAGGgaagcttcatgaaaatggttcgGCAACCCTGCCCCGAGCTAAAGCTTTGACGCCTTCCAGAACGTTATCTCGTGGAAGAAGGCCTTTGACAATCCCGAAGGAGCCGCACTTCCACACCGCGCACCGGCCCAAAAGTTGCACAAGAAACTTAGTGGAACGAGTGCCCTTGTAA
- the LOC132062182 gene encoding uncharacterized protein LOC132062182, whose translation MGCQKRKEKLVKPQEKAKSFVEPWPNLPQQLLNFIGRQHPDETDRLMENISFRGVAKSWRAGPKQCSDARLPWLELSEKDNYCQSKTLQEHTLNIPFRPGEYWWYGRRSWDNPWTRFHGCSHGLIVAGGKVPEEYCLLIPGPRNSYWTIPPWDATIPFKFATLSSSPSNNYNCCSLMVLTGCSNPSFMISHLGYQNKWMKEESTLLDPNCSKRKLMQFTNAIGFEGKFYALSLQGTLAVIEETESKFQVTKLSRSRGVPSVFSKHFTEYLLESNGEMLLIFLISEQSTRKVDKVEVFKLQIDDLSWLKLDNLGNRTLFAGTNCCMSVTASKLGCRSNCVYFNELATNTWQYYEMESATVFSCFDDYGCQTGSPVWEVPIVESNFL comes from the coding sequence ATGGGTTGTCAAAAAAGGAAGGAGAAGCTTGTCAAACCTCAAGAAAAGGCTAAAAGCTTTGTGGAGCCATGGCCAAATCTCCCTCAACAGCTCCTCAACTTTATAGGAAGGCAACATCCTGATGAAACCGATCGTCTAATGGAAAACATCAGCTTCCGTGGTGTTGCAAAATCATGGAGAGCAGGACCTAAGCAATGTAGTGACGCACGATTACCATGGCTTGAACTTTCCGAGAAAGATAATTACTGCCAGTCCAAGACTCTTCAAGAGCATACTCTCAACATTCCATTTCGACCAGGTGAATATTGGTGGTACGGTAGAAGGTCATGGGATAATCCATGGACGCGTTTTCATGGATGTTCACACGGGTTGATTGTCGCTGGAGGGAAGGTTCCTGAAGAGTACTGTCTCTTGATTCCTGGTCCAAGAAACAGTTATTGGACTATTCCCCCTTGGGACGCCACAATTCCATTCAAGTTTGCAACTCTGTCTTCATCTCCTTCCAACAATTACAATTGTTGTTCTTTGATGGTGTTAACAGGATGTTCCAATCCATCTTTCATGATTTCTCATCTAGGATATCAAAATAAATGGATGAAAGAAGAAAGCACCTTGCTTGACCCTAACTGCTCAAAAAGGAAACTTATGCAATTTACTAATGCCATTGGCTTTGAAGGTAAGTTCTATGCATTAAGTTTGCAAGGTACTTTAGCGGTTATTGAAGAAACTGAATCTAAGTTTCAAGTCACCAAATTAAGCAGAAGCCGAGGTGTTCCATCAGTTTTCTCGAAACATTTCACAGAGTATCTTCTTGAGTCCAATGGAGAGATGTTGTTGATTTTCTTGATATCAGAACAATCAACTAGGAAGGTGGACAAAGTGGAAGTGTTCAAGCTCCAGATCGATGACCTATCATGGTTAAAATTGGACAACCTTGGAAATAGAACATTATTTGCAGGGACTAATTGTTGTATGTCAGTCACTGCTAGTAAACTGGGCTGCAGAAGCAATTGTGTCTATTTCAATGAGCTTGCTACTAATACTTGGCAGTACTATGAAATGGAAAGTGCTACTGTTTTTTCCTGTTTTGATGATTATGGTTGTCAAACAGGAAGTCCAGTATGGGAAGTGCCAATAGTGGAGAGCAATTTCTTGTAA
- the LOC132062181 gene encoding putative F-box protein PP2-B12, which translates to MENLNGEYERTTTLLMLPEDCTDKILAFISPLDVCHLSLVSKSVQSVADSDSVWEKFLPSDYQSIIDVSLNPNANFPLKKKDLFVYLYHNDHLIDGGRKIFSLEKWTGKKCYFSGARDLNITWGDTPKYWKWTSLQSPGLPLFQQIFTFVKLLLMFREVAELISVWWLEIRGTIRAGVLSPQTFYTSYLVYKLEDEYGFHHKPSEVSVEVSGVEFDKRFVFLMPEGRAVYIPPISVAEDESGQPDDDYEELVYPLPSGAEDEPGQPDDYAESVYTLPSDVEDDPGLADDDCEVSVYSPSSDAEEEPGQPDDDYEESVYILPFDAEDEPRRPDYDWWGQRFPEVAFIQRPKLRDDGWFEVELGEFYTQNEDDCIEMSLKEVKDCVSQKQGLIVEGIEIRPSIITFF; encoded by the exons ATGGAGAATTTGAATGGTGAATATGAGAGGACTACAACTTTGCTGATGCTACCAGAGGATTGTACGGATAAGATCTTGGCCTTTATAAGCCCTCTGGATGTTTGCCACCTGTCCCTCGTCTCTAAATCAGTTCAATCCGTCGCTGATTCTGATTCCGTTTGGGAAAAATTTCTGCCGTCTGATTATCAATCAATTATTGACGTATCACTGAATCCCAATGccaattttcctttaaaaaagaaGGATCTCTTTGTTTATCTGTACCATAATGATCACTTAATTGATGGAGGCCGCAAG ATTTTCTCACTGGAAAAATGGACGGGAAAGAAATGCTATTTTTCAGGTGCAAGGGATCTTAATATTACATGGGGTGATACACCAAAGTATTGGAAATGGACTTCACTCCAGAGTCCAGGTTTGCCATTGTTTCAGCAGATATTTACTTTTGTGAAGTTGTTGTTAAT GTTTCGGGAGGTGGCTGAGCTCATAAGTGTTTGGTGGCTTGAAATTCGTGGCACAATAAGAGCTGGTGTTCTGTCACCACAAACATTCTACACATCTTACCTTGTTTACAAGTTGGAAGATGAATATGGGTTTCATCATAAACCCTCAGA GGTTTCAGTTGAAGTTTCTGGGGTTGAATTCGACAAACGATTTGTATTTCTGATGCCGGAGGGTAGGGCAGTTTATATTCCTCCGATCTCTGTTGCAGAGGACGAGTCCGGGCAACCAGATGATGATTATGAGGAATTAGTGTATCCTCTGCCCTCTGGTGCAGAGGACGAGCCCGGGCAACCAGATGATTATGCGGAGTCCGTGTATACTCTTCCCTCTGATGTAGAGGACGATCCGGGGCTAGCGGATGATGATTGTGAGGTGTCAGTTTATAGTCCGTCTTCTGATGCAGAGGAAGAGCCCGGGCAACCAGATGATGATTATGAGGAGTCAGTATATATTCTGCCCTTTGATGCAGAGGACGAGCCCAGGCGACCAGATTATGATTGGTGGGGGCAGCGTTTCCCGGAGGTTGCTTTTATTCAACGTCCCAAACTTAGAGACGATGGCTGGTTTGAGGTAGAGTTGGGTGAGTTTTATACTCAAAATGAAGATGATTGCATAGAGATGAGTTTGAAAGAGGTGAAGGACTGTGTATCTCAAAAGCAAGGCCTTATTGTTGAAGGAATTGAGATAAGGCCTTCAATTATCacatttttttag